The following proteins come from a genomic window of Lolium rigidum isolate FL_2022 chromosome 5, APGP_CSIRO_Lrig_0.1, whole genome shotgun sequence:
- the LOC124657152 gene encoding calcium-transporting ATPase 5, plasma membrane-type-like, giving the protein MASPPPEIAVPVGEEQDMQVEEGDAFDIPSKNASYDRLRRWRQAALVLNASRRFRYTVDLEREEEKENMRRMIRAHAQVIRAVFLFKKAGQKELEESYNGTEVGSLSQRFPIDLEKLVILNRDHDAIMLQEVGGVSGLSGLLKSNLERGINSNEEDLLKRRDLFGANTYPRKKRKGIWRFVFEACWDLTLVILMVAAAISLSLGMATEGVKDGWYDGGSIFFAVFLVIFVTATSDYRQSLQFQHLNAEKQNIQVEVIRGGKRIGASIFDLVVGDVVPLKIGDQVPADGVLISGHSLAIDESSMTGESKIVHKDQKTPMLMSGCKVADGYGSMLVTGVGTNTEWGMLMANLSEDIGEETPLQVRLNGVATLIGVVGLSVAGAVLVVLWLRYFTGHSNNPDGTTEFVAGTTGAKQGFMGAIRIFTIAVTIVVVAVPEGLPLAVTLTLAYSMRKMMRDKALVRRLSSCETMGSATTICSDKTGTLTLNKMTVVEVYLSETKLNPCDNTGLMSSSVASLLIEGIAQNTAGAVFSPEDGGTAEVTGSPTEKAILSWGLKIGMDFNDVRSRSSVLRVLPFNSVKKCGGVAVQVSDDNVHIHWKGAAELVLASCKSWLSIDGSAHPMSSDKYNELKRSIDDMAMSSLRCIAFAYCPWELRMVPKEDLDKWQLPEDNLTLLGMVGIKDPCRQGVRDAVQLCNAAGVKVRMVTGDNVETAKAIALECGILNANDVESETIVIEGKVFREMSESAREEVADKITVMGRSSPNDKLLLVQALKRKGHVVAVTGDGTNDAPALHEADIGLSMGISGTEVAKESSDIIILDDDFTSVVKVVRWGRSVYANIQKFIQFQLTVNVAALVINVVAAVSSGDVPLNAVQLLWVNLIMDTLGALALATEPPTDSLMKRHPVGRREPLVTNIMWRNLFIQAVYQIVVLLVFNFDGQRIFHLHNESREHADKIKNTFVFNAFVFCQIFNEFNAREPEEKNVFRGVTRNHLFMAIVGITTVLQTLIVEFLGKFFGTVRLGWKLWLLSVAIGAVSWPLAYLGKSIPVPARPFQDYFKHCFSGRRKRQDEEQGGKS; this is encoded by the exons atggcgtcgccgccgccggagatcgCCGTACCGGTGGGGGAGGAGCAGGACATGCAGGTGGAGGAAGGGGACGCGTTCGATATTCCCAGTAAGAACGCGTCGTACGATCGCCTGCGCCGTTGGAGG CAAGCTGCCCTTGTGCTCAATGCCTCGCGTCGCTTTAGATATACTGTGGATCTGGAGAGGGAGGAAGAGAAAGAAAACATGAGAAGAATGATACGAGCTCATGCACAAGTTATACGG GCAGTTTTCCTTTTCAAGAAGGCTGGTCAAAAGGAGCTAGAAG AATCCTATAATGGTACAGAGGTTGGGTCGCTCTCTCAGAGATTTCCGATTGATCTGGAAAAGCTTGTAATTTTGAACAGAGATCATGATGCAATTATGCTTCAGGAGGTGGGAGGG GTTAGTGGGCTTTCAGGTTTATTAAAGAGTAATTTAGAAAGAGGAATTAACTCAAACGAGGAGGATCTGTTGAAGAGAAGAGACCTTTTTGGAGCAAACACCTATCCACGCAAGAAAAGAAAAGGCATATGG CGCTTTGTATTTGAAGCTTGTTGGGATTTGACTCTTGTGATTCTAATGGTAGCTGCTGCTATATCATTATCGCTGGGCATGGCAACAGAG GGTGTAAAAGATGGATGGTATGATGGTGGAAGCATATTCTTTGCTGTTTTTCTTGTGATATTTGTAACAG CAACCAGTGATTATAGACAATCTCTTCAGTTTCAACATCTGAATGCGGAGAAACAGAACATACAAGTTGAG GTTATCAGAGGTGGTAAAAGAATAGGCGCTTCAATATTTGACCTTGTTGTTGGCGATGTTGTTCCCCTCAAAATCGGTGACCAA GTTCCTGCAGATGGTGTCCTGATATCTGGTCATTCTCTTGCAATAGATGAATCAAGTATGACAGGAGAGTCCAAAATT GTTCATAAGGACCAAAAGACACCTATGTTGATGTCTGGTTGCAAGGTTGCAGATGGTTACGGTTCTATGTTG GTAACAGGTGTGGGTACCAATACTGAATGGGGTATGTTGATGGCAAACCTTTCAGAAGATATTGGTGAAGAAACCCCATTACAG GTGCGCTTGAATGGTGTTGCTACTTTAATTGGTGTCGTGGGTTTGTCGGTTGCTGGTGCTGTCCTTGTCGTGCTTTGGTTAAG ATATTTTACTGGGCATAGCAATAATCCAGATGGAACTACCGAATTTGTGGCTGGGACTACTGGTGCAAAACAGGGATTTATGGGGGCAATTAGAATTTTTACAATCGCC GTAACTATTGTGGTTGTTGCTGTGCCTGAAGGACTCCCTTTAGCAGTAACTTTGAC CCTTGCATATTCAATGCGAAAGATGATGCGAGACAAGGCTCTG GTGAGGCGACTTTCATCTTGTGAAACAATGGGATCCGCAACCACGATTTGCAGTGACAAGACTGGAACACTTACCTTGAATAAG ATGACAGTTGTGGAAGTATATTTGAGTGAGACGAAGTTGAATCCTTGTGATAATACTGGGTTGATGTCTAGCAGTGTAGCATCTCTACTTATTGAAGGAATTGCACAAAACACAGCAGGAGCTGTGTTTTCGCCAGAG GATGGAGGAACTGCTGAAGTTACAGGCTCACCAACTGAAAAAGCAATTCTTTCTTGGGGTCTTAAG ATTGGGATGGATTTCAATGACGTGAGATCAAGATCTTCAGTTCTTCGTGTTCTGCCATTTAACTCGGTGAAGAAATGCGGTGGTGTTGCAGTGCAAGTG TCAGATGATAATGTCCACATCCACTGGAAAGGTGCTGCTGAGCTGGTGTTAGCATCTTGCAAAAGCTGGCTTTCTATTGATGGTTCAGCTCATCCAATGAGTTCTGACAAG TATAACGAATTGAAGAGATCCATTGACGATATGGCAATGAGTTCACTGCGCTGTATTGCTTTTGCATATTGTCCCTGGGAGCTCAGAATGGTTCCTAAGGAAGATCTCGATAAGTGGCAGTTGCCAGAGGATAATCTGACTCTTCTTGGAATGGTTGGGATAAAG GATCCTTGTCGCCAAGGAGTGAGGGACGCTGTACAATTATGCAATGCTGCTGGTGTGAAG GTACGGATGGTGACAGGAGATAATGTTGAAACAGCTAAGGCCATTGCTCTCGAATGTGGAATACTGAATGCAAATGATGTTGAATCAGAGACAATAGTAATAGAGGGGAAGGTATTCCGTGAAATGTCTGAAAGTGCACGAGAAGAAGTTGCTGACAAGATTACA GTAATGGGACGATCTTCTCCAAATGACAAACTTTTGCTTGTACAAGCTTTGAAACGAAAAGGACATGTTGTAGCTGTAACCGGTGATGGCACCAATGACGCCCCAGCATTACATGAG GCTGATATCGGTCTTTCAATGGGTATCTCGGGGACAGAAGTTGCTAAAGAAAGCTCAGACATTATAATTTTGGATGATGACTTCACATCTGTTGTCAAG GTTGTTCGTTGGGGACGGTCTGTCTATGCAAATATTCAGAAATTCATCCAGTTCCAGCTGACTGTTAATGTTGCTGCTCTAGTGATAAATGTGGTTGCTGCTGTGTCCTCTGGTGATGTTCCTCTGAACGCAGTTCAG ctTCTCTGGGTGAACCTTATCATGGACACACTGGGAGCTCTTGCATTAGCAACTGAACCACCGACGGACAGCCTAATGAAGAGACATCCTGTTGGACGAAG AGAACCTCTTGTTACAAATATTATGTGGAGAAACCTGTTTATCCAG GCTGTTTACCAGATAGTAGTTCTTCTAGTCTTCAACTTTGATGGCCAAAGGATTTTCCATTTACATAATGAAAGTCGAGAGCACGCTGACAAAATTAAAAACACCTTTGTCTTCAATGCATTTGTCTTTTGCCAA ATCTTCAATGAGTTCAATGCTCGCGAGCCTGAGGAGAAGAATGTCTTCAGAGGAGTTACGAGGAACCACCTTTTCATGGCTATAGTGGGCATAACTACGGTACTTCAG ACCTTGATAGTTGAGTTTCTCGGGAAGTTCTTCGGCACTGTTAGACTTGGTTGGAAGCTGTGGCTGTTATCAGTTGCTATTGGTGCAGTAAG CTGGCCTCTGGCATATCTTGGGAAATCCATTCCGGTGCCGGCCAGACCTTTCCAGGATTACTTCAAGCATTGTTTTTCCGGGAGAAGGAAACGACAAG ATGAAGAGCAGGGCGGGAAGAGCTGA